In the Natronolimnobius baerhuensis genome, one interval contains:
- a CDS encoding cryptochrome/photolyase family protein, with protein sequence MIIHWHRRDLRGPDNRALARAADTDRVVPVFVFDPTILEHASPIRVACLRRALQSLRDWYRDRESELVIAHGEASGVLPELVDEYDADAVSWNADYSGLATERDQAVTAALEDEGITVRTVHDSVCHEPGSISPNQGEHYSVFSYFWKKWRDREKQSPFDAPTADDLATDSKSLSAVPTLEELGFDEPDAVVPTVTREAGLERLETFCAESIGAYDDERDYPARDGTSKLSVHFKWGTLGPREVYSATESALEEATADEREGIEAFQRQLAFREFYTHVLAYNPEIVTANFSGYENRIEWRNDPDELEAWKAGETGYPIVDAGMRQLLAEGWVHNRVRMLVAAFLTKDLLVDWREGYDWYRQHLADHETANDVGGWQWAASTGMDAQPYFRVFNPMKQGREYDPDATYIKHYIPELEGVSAETIHDWCVLSSEEREDAAPDYPEPLVDHSERRDQAIEAFERARSDGSSL encoded by the coding sequence ATGATCATCCACTGGCATCGCCGTGATCTCCGCGGGCCGGACAACCGCGCGCTCGCTCGCGCTGCTGACACCGACCGCGTCGTGCCCGTATTCGTCTTCGATCCGACGATTCTCGAGCACGCCTCACCGATCCGCGTCGCGTGTCTCCGGCGAGCACTGCAGTCGCTTCGAGACTGGTATCGCGACCGCGAGAGCGAGTTGGTGATCGCCCACGGCGAAGCCAGTGGTGTGCTTCCGGAACTCGTCGACGAGTACGACGCTGATGCCGTGAGCTGGAACGCCGATTACAGCGGCCTCGCTACTGAGCGGGACCAGGCGGTGACTGCTGCACTCGAGGACGAGGGCATCACGGTTCGAACGGTTCACGACAGTGTGTGTCACGAACCGGGGTCGATCTCGCCGAATCAGGGCGAGCACTACTCGGTGTTTTCGTACTTCTGGAAGAAGTGGCGCGACCGGGAGAAACAGTCACCGTTCGACGCGCCCACAGCCGACGACCTTGCAACCGATAGTAAGTCTCTATCAGCCGTTCCAACACTCGAGGAACTCGGCTTTGACGAGCCTGATGCAGTCGTGCCAACGGTGACACGTGAAGCAGGACTCGAGCGCCTCGAGACGTTTTGTGCCGAGTCGATTGGGGCCTACGACGACGAGCGCGACTATCCGGCTCGCGATGGCACCTCGAAACTCTCGGTTCACTTCAAGTGGGGAACGCTCGGGCCACGAGAGGTGTATTCGGCAACTGAATCCGCACTCGAGGAGGCGACGGCCGACGAGCGCGAGGGTATCGAGGCGTTCCAACGACAACTCGCCTTCCGAGAGTTCTACACACACGTACTCGCGTACAATCCCGAGATCGTCACGGCAAATTTCAGTGGCTACGAGAACCGGATCGAGTGGCGAAACGATCCCGACGAACTCGAGGCCTGGAAGGCCGGTGAGACAGGGTATCCTATCGTCGATGCGGGGATGCGCCAGTTACTCGCGGAGGGGTGGGTACACAACCGGGTTCGGATGCTCGTCGCGGCATTTCTGACGAAGGATTTGCTGGTCGATTGGCGTGAGGGCTATGACTGGTATCGCCAGCACCTCGCCGATCACGAGACGGCAAACGATGTCGGCGGCTGGCAGTGGGCCGCCTCAACGGGAATGGACGCCCAGCCGTACTTTCGCGTATTCAACCCAATGAAACAGGGTCGTGAGTACGATCCTGATGCAACGTACATTAAACACTATATCCCAGAACTCGAGGGGGTGTCGGCTGAGACGATCCACGATTGGTGTGTTCTCTCGAGTGAGGAACGCGAGGACGCCGCGCCCGACTATCCGGAGCCACTCGTTGATCACAGCGAGCGCCGAGACCAGGCAATCGAGGCGTTTGAACGGGCACGCAGTGACGGATCGAGTTTATAA
- a CDS encoding carboxypeptidase-like regulatory domain-containing protein, with protein MRVKRTLVLDLERRDVSVGDTITVRVRDTTNRPIEGARIEAGSGRHWTDSTGRCQLKFTTPGFQKLVARKAATDRVRYEPATALVRALPATKTPHLSQYR; from the coding sequence ATGAGAGTCAAACGAACGCTCGTACTCGACCTCGAGCGCCGCGACGTATCGGTCGGTGACACCATCACCGTCCGCGTTCGAGACACGACGAACAGACCCATCGAGGGCGCGCGCATCGAAGCGGGATCAGGACGTCACTGGACGGATTCCACCGGGCGCTGTCAGTTAAAATTCACCACACCCGGCTTTCAGAAACTCGTCGCGAGAAAGGCAGCGACGGATCGCGTCCGCTACGAACCGGCAACGGCGCTGGTTCGGGCACTCCCAGCAACGAAAACGCCACACCTCAGCCAGTATCGATAA
- a CDS encoding Gfo/Idh/MocA family protein, with translation MTMDRSEIRTGIVGLGNIGQYHAERLVDLEVPLVGGMDVATEARTRFARRYDVDVYEDHQALYDTVDAVIITTPNKYHESYAVDAFERDLHVLLEKPLAHSLESAERIAQAARETDSHCMVGFNNRFANTVKIVRNRIDRGELGEVTHVEANYVRRRGIPGRGSWFTRRQIAGGGALIDLGVHAVDLALYLLDYPDVEEVVGVTRSDFGSREEYTYLEMWGDDAGPAGFDVDDSASAFVRCGDDRTISLEVAWATNRPSTHEFVARGTESAARFDLLDGDLRLYSVGTEPPHHLEDTTIETRQNDTHRAEQRAFFADIAAGRNDHESVDQALSVQRVISAIYDSSERS, from the coding sequence ATGACAATGGACCGAAGCGAAATTAGAACCGGAATCGTCGGCCTCGGGAACATCGGGCAGTACCACGCCGAGCGACTGGTCGACCTCGAGGTGCCACTCGTCGGTGGGATGGACGTCGCAACGGAGGCACGGACGCGATTTGCACGCCGGTACGATGTCGACGTCTACGAAGACCACCAGGCGTTGTACGACACCGTCGACGCTGTCATCATCACAACCCCGAACAAGTACCACGAATCCTATGCGGTCGACGCGTTCGAACGTGACTTACACGTCCTCCTCGAGAAACCACTGGCTCACTCACTCGAGAGTGCCGAACGAATCGCACAGGCAGCCCGGGAGACCGACAGCCACTGCATGGTGGGATTCAACAATCGGTTCGCAAACACCGTCAAGATCGTCAGGAATCGGATCGACCGAGGGGAACTGGGCGAGGTAACCCACGTCGAAGCCAACTACGTCCGACGGCGGGGCATCCCCGGTCGAGGGTCATGGTTTACCCGTCGACAGATCGCTGGCGGGGGCGCGTTGATCGATCTCGGCGTCCACGCGGTTGATCTCGCACTCTACTTGCTCGACTATCCCGACGTCGAGGAAGTCGTTGGCGTCACTCGCAGCGATTTCGGCTCGCGCGAAGAGTACACTTACCTCGAGATGTGGGGCGACGACGCCGGGCCGGCCGGCTTCGACGTGGATGACTCCGCGAGCGCGTTCGTTCGCTGTGGGGACGACCGAACGATCAGCCTCGAGGTTGCGTGGGCAACGAACCGGCCCTCGACCCACGAGTTCGTCGCCCGCGGAACCGAGTCCGCGGCGCGATTCGACCTGCTCGATGGTGATCTCAGATTGTACTCGGTCGGCACAGAGCCCCCCCACCATCTCGAGGATACAACCATCGAGACGCGCCAGAACGACACCCATCGGGCAGAGCAGCGGGCGTTTTTCGCGGATATCGCAGCGGGACGCAACGACCACGAGAGCGTCGACCAGGCGCTGTCGGTCCAGCGCGTAATCTCAGCAATCTATGACTCGAGCGAGCGAAGCTAG
- a CDS encoding phosphatase PAP2 family protein, whose amino-acid sequence MSFAVVLLELALVVTTMLVTAALVLVGPRPLVAALRDFRWRLEFCLLPLLALGVVLLIRWSTVDIVTRLERRVFSQNITPLLFEIDRVILPGDPVAIIQSYQSPELTSFFIFIYIYGYAFLLLFPFLAYFALEEMDQLETLILSFTANYGIGLLFYMLFLAYGPRNFDPVLFEGLMYEAFPRSRELTNSVNQSTNVFPSLHTSLSMTVLFLAWLTRTKYPLWLGLSAFLAISVVVSTMYLGIHWFSDVIAGTLLALLSVYIGHNYTVSGLYEAARGYLTAQYEQGWPDR is encoded by the coding sequence ATGTCGTTTGCCGTTGTCCTCCTTGAACTTGCCCTCGTCGTCACGACGATGCTCGTGACCGCTGCGTTAGTGCTGGTTGGGCCACGGCCACTCGTCGCAGCACTCCGTGATTTTCGTTGGCGACTCGAGTTCTGTCTCCTGCCGTTGCTTGCTCTCGGCGTTGTCCTCCTTATTCGCTGGTCGACGGTCGATATCGTCACGCGCCTCGAGCGCCGCGTCTTTAGCCAGAATATCACGCCGCTGTTGTTCGAGATCGACCGCGTGATCCTGCCGGGTGACCCAGTCGCGATTATTCAATCCTACCAGTCGCCGGAGCTGACGTCGTTTTTCATCTTTATCTACATCTATGGCTATGCGTTCTTGCTGTTGTTCCCGTTTCTCGCCTACTTCGCACTCGAGGAGATGGACCAACTGGAAACGCTGATTCTCTCGTTTACGGCGAACTACGGGATCGGGCTGCTCTTCTATATGCTTTTTCTGGCGTATGGGCCGCGGAACTTCGATCCGGTCCTGTTTGAGGGGCTGATGTATGAGGCGTTCCCACGCTCGAGAGAGTTGACGAACTCGGTGAATCAGAGTACGAACGTCTTCCCCTCGCTCCATACGTCGCTGTCGATGACCGTCTTGTTCCTGGCGTGGCTCACCCGAACAAAGTACCCGCTGTGGCTCGGCCTGTCGGCGTTTCTGGCGATCAGCGTCGTCGTCTCGACGATGTATCTCGGCATCCACTGGTTCTCTGATGTCATCGCGGGCACGTTGCTCGCCCTGCTCAGCGTCTACATCGGCCACAACTATACCGTCAGCGGACTCTACGAGGCCGCTCGAGGGTATCTTACTGCGCAATACGAACAGGGATGGCCCGACCGATAA
- a CDS encoding ABC transporter ATP-binding protein: MARVQLENITKRYEDVTAVDDVSLEIEDGEFVTFVGPSGCGKSTTMETVAGLTKPTEGQVYIGDDEVTNLAPKDRGVAMVFQNIALFPHMDVFENISFGLRLRTYDDDEIQRRVERAADIVQLEGMLDRMPDEMSGGQRQRVAIARAIVRNPDVFLMDEPLANLDAKLRVHMRTELQRLHRELGTTIIYVTHDQAEAMTMSDRIAVLNKGKLQQIAPPLTCYNEPANRFVAGFIGSPSMNFAEGELVGDGLETKHFRVDLDPADIPGVGMGDAVTLGIRPEDVHLERSADSIPDSTGTISARTDVLEPMGDEVFVYLLLAEGIERSMEKDPSASADQLLMSVTPDTEIAEGEDVNVVLDRSKIHLFETATGDALRHGLTDAPERDSDTTRSEADS, from the coding sequence ATGGCACGAGTTCAACTCGAGAATATCACGAAACGCTACGAAGATGTCACCGCAGTCGACGATGTGAGCCTCGAGATCGAAGACGGGGAGTTCGTCACCTTCGTCGGCCCCTCCGGCTGTGGGAAGTCGACGACGATGGAGACCGTTGCCGGCCTGACGAAACCCACTGAGGGCCAGGTCTACATTGGCGACGACGAAGTCACGAATCTCGCACCCAAGGATCGGGGTGTCGCGATGGTCTTCCAGAACATCGCCCTGTTCCCCCACATGGACGTCTTCGAGAACATCTCCTTTGGCCTCCGGCTGCGGACCTACGACGACGACGAAATTCAACGCCGCGTCGAACGCGCGGCGGATATCGTCCAACTCGAGGGGATGCTCGACCGGATGCCCGACGAAATGTCCGGCGGGCAGCGCCAGCGCGTTGCGATTGCCCGCGCAATCGTGCGCAACCCCGACGTGTTCCTGATGGACGAGCCACTCGCGAATCTGGACGCCAAACTCCGGGTGCACATGCGCACGGAACTCCAGCGACTCCATCGCGAACTCGGGACGACGATCATCTACGTCACCCACGATCAGGCGGAAGCGATGACGATGTCCGACCGGATCGCCGTCCTGAACAAGGGGAAACTCCAACAGATCGCCCCGCCGCTGACCTGTTACAACGAGCCGGCAAATCGTTTCGTCGCCGGCTTCATCGGCTCGCCGTCGATGAACTTCGCCGAGGGTGAACTCGTCGGCGACGGCCTCGAGACCAAGCATTTCCGCGTCGATCTCGATCCAGCCGATATCCCGGGTGTGGGGATGGGCGACGCCGTCACCCTCGGGATTCGACCGGAAGACGTCCACCTCGAGCGAAGTGCGGACTCGATTCCGGACTCGACGGGGACGATCAGTGCACGGACGGATGTTCTCGAGCCGATGGGCGATGAGGTGTTTGTCTACCTGTTGCTCGCCGAAGGCATCGAGCGCTCGATGGAGAAGGATCCGTCTGCCTCGGCAGATCAGTTACTCATGAGCGTCACGCCGGATACGGAAATTGCGGAAGGAGAGGACGTCAACGTCGTCCTCGACCGGTCGAAGATTCATCTCTTCGAGACTGCGACTGGCGATGCGCTTCGCCACGGACTCACCGACGCGCCTGAACGTGATTCGGACACCACACGGTCGGAAGCCGACAGTTGA